One stretch of Pseudomonas azotoformans DNA includes these proteins:
- a CDS encoding Ldh family oxidoreductase, whose protein sequence is MSQVHEQATARIGFTELVALLHQVFVNHGTSPEVAAILAHNCASAERDGAHSHGVFRIPGYLSTLASGWVDGKAVPVVTDVASGFVRVDAANGFAQPALEAARALLVEKARSAGIALMAIHNSHHFAALWPDVEPFAEEGLVALSVVNSMTCVVPHGADRPLFGTNPIAFAAPRADGLPIVFDLATSAIAHGDVQIAARKGERLPPGMGVDSLGQPTQDPKAILEGGALLPFGGHKGSALSMMVELLAAALTGGNFSFEFNWADHPGARTPWTGQLLIVIDPSKTAGQAFAERSQELVRQMHAVGLRRLPGDRRHRTRAKSQEQGIEIDRKELEHLQEIAGL, encoded by the coding sequence ATGTCACAGGTCCATGAGCAGGCTACGGCCCGCATCGGCTTTACCGAACTGGTGGCGTTGCTTCATCAGGTCTTCGTGAACCATGGCACCTCCCCCGAGGTGGCCGCGATCCTGGCGCACAACTGCGCCAGTGCCGAGCGCGATGGCGCCCATAGCCATGGGGTGTTCCGTATTCCCGGTTACCTCAGCACCCTGGCCAGCGGCTGGGTGGATGGCAAGGCGGTGCCGGTGGTCACGGATGTCGCCTCAGGGTTTGTTCGCGTGGACGCCGCCAACGGCTTTGCCCAACCGGCGCTCGAAGCCGCCCGCGCGCTGCTGGTGGAGAAAGCCCGCAGTGCTGGCATTGCGCTGATGGCGATCCATAATTCCCACCACTTCGCCGCCCTGTGGCCGGATGTCGAGCCGTTCGCCGAAGAAGGCCTGGTGGCCCTGAGCGTGGTCAACAGCATGACCTGTGTGGTGCCCCATGGCGCCGACCGCCCGTTGTTCGGCACCAACCCCATCGCCTTTGCCGCACCCCGCGCCGATGGCTTGCCGATTGTATTTGACCTAGCCACCAGCGCCATTGCCCACGGTGATGTACAGATCGCCGCGCGTAAAGGCGAGCGCCTGCCGCCGGGCATGGGGGTTGACAGCCTGGGCCAGCCGACCCAGGACCCCAAGGCGATCCTGGAAGGTGGCGCACTCCTGCCGTTTGGCGGGCACAAGGGCTCGGCGCTGTCGATGATGGTCGAGTTGCTGGCAGCGGCGTTGACCGGCGGCAATTTCTCCTTCGAATTCAATTGGGCCGATCACCCGGGCGCACGCACACCCTGGACCGGCCAGTTGCTGATCGTGATCGACCCGAGCAAGACCGCCGGGCAAGCGTTCGCCGAGCGCAGCCAGGAACTGGTGCGGCAGATGCATGCGGTGGGTTTGCGGCGGTTGCCGGGGGATCGGCGCCATCGCACACGGGCGAAGTCGCAGGAGCAGGGGATCGAGATCGATCGCAAAGAGCTGGAACACTTGCAGGAGATCGCGGGACTTTAA
- a CDS encoding DUF883 family protein, producing MARKTAAQAVEDQIKDQAFSELTALIEESDKLLKSSAALVGEEGETLREQVAIKLKQALDSVSNVRERSKPVVDATETYIGGHPWQTVAISAGFGLVVGLLLGRRN from the coding sequence ATGGCCCGCAAAACCGCTGCCCAAGCCGTCGAAGACCAAATCAAGGACCAAGCCTTCAGCGAACTGACCGCGCTGATCGAAGAGTCAGACAAACTGCTCAAAAGCAGCGCCGCCCTGGTGGGCGAAGAAGGCGAAACCCTGCGTGAGCAGGTCGCCATCAAGCTCAAGCAAGCCCTGGACTCGGTGTCCAATGTGCGCGAACGCAGCAAGCCGGTGGTGGACGCCACCGAGACCTACATCGGTGGCCACCCATGGCAGACCGTGGCGATTTCCGCAGGTTTTGGCCTGGTGGTCGGCCTGCTGCTCGGTCGCCGCAACTAA